The sequence AAAATAATCAGGGTTAAAACGGCAGCCAAACTCCAAATTAGTATACGCTTGATCATGGGTTTTAATAGTTTTTTATGTACAGATCCCGATATTCGTCTGCAGCAAATACTTTGTAGGTATCAGTATGGCACATGCTAAGACCAGCTATTAAATGTTGTTTCCGCCGGTCATTCGTATCCTGGAATCGATTTCATTTCGCCTTCTTTAACTGTTAGAGTGCCGAAATCGAACTATGCAGATAATTGCGCACTTCATTGAGCACAGATCGAATCTCATCAAAATCCGATGACTCCGTATTATTGTAGTTCCGGAAGAACTGTTTTGACAAACGGTGCTTTGTGGCCGGGCGGCCGGGCTGATTCGCAGCAGAATCTGCTGATATCCTGACAGATTTCGAGTGATCCTGAAATCTCCCGGAAATCTGTCTAAGACGTAGTTTCTCCGGAATGAATTTATCATTATGAGTCACTTTTATGAATAGACTGCTTTTCAAATACCAGGGACAGAAAATCTGGTAAATATTTTTAGAAATGGCAAGTCATGTAGTATCAAAAAGAAAGAGGGGGCTATCTGTAAAAAGGCAGGTTATAGCTCAGGATACCTTTAATCCTGACTTAACATCCTCCAAAATAAGGTAGAGGCAAGGCACAATCGCCAGAATTATGGCCGTGGCGAACACAATTCCAAAACCGAGGGAGATCGCCATCGGTATCAGCTGACGCGCCTGATTGGAGGTCTCCAGAATGATCGGCGTCAATCCGCCAAAGGTGGTCAGGGTGGTCAGAAGGATCGGGCGGAAACGGCGCAGGCCTGCTTCATGTATGGCTTTGTATGCATTCTGCATTTTTCGTTTTCGGTTCGCATAGTCCACCATGATAATGGAGTCGTTAAGCACTACCCCCGAAAGTGCAATGATCCCCATCAGGCTTACAAGCGAGAGATCGTAGCCCAGAAGAATGTGCCCGATAACGGCTCCCACAATTCCAAACGGAATGGCTCCCATTATAATGAGCGGCTGAGAATAGTTCCTGAACGCTATTGCGAGCAGGGTATAGATAATGAGCAGTGCCATGCCAAAATTTCCCCAGAGCGATTGCGTGCTCTCACGCATGTCTGCCTGGCTTCCTTCAAAAGACCAGGTAAGCCCCGGATATTCAGCGCTGAGTCGGGGCAGGATATCGGCTTCGATGGCGTCAAGTACCTGACCTACGGTGTTGGCCGGTTCAGCATCCATGCCAACCGATACCACGCGTCGACCGTCACGCCGGTTGATGCTGGTGAACGCTTCACCGCGGTTTAATTCTGCAATTTCCGGAAGAGGCACGGTGGTACCCTGAGGCGTTTCGATAAGAAACTCTTCCAGGTTATAGAGGTCTTTACGCTCCTCCCGGGGCAGCTTTACGCGCACCTCCACCTCGTTGGTGCCGCGAAGCTGACGAAGGGCCAGGGCACCGAAAAAAGCATCGCGAAGCTGCATTCCTACATCCGCAGGTGTAAGGCCCAGCATCGCTGCCTCAGGGAGTAGACGATAATCGAACTGTGTTTTGCCACGGTTGAAATTATCGGAAACATCGCGGGTAGTCTCAAATCGCTGTACCTCCTCCATGAACGCAAGGCTGGCTTCCTCGAGAGTGGAGGTATTGGCATGACTCAGGTCTACCACGATATCCTGCTGATACCCGCCGGGGCCGCGCTCCGCTTCAAAGGTCACCTGGTCAACACCCTCAATCTGATCAAGTCCCGTACGCCAGATTTCTATAAGTTCGTTGGCGGTCATATCCCGCTCGTCGGGGGGACGCATTACGATCTCGACATCAATAAAATTCTGGCCGCGGATGTTGGTTTTTATCCCCTCAGCGACTTCAAAAAGATTGTTTTCATTAAAAAGGCGGTATGTCGATTCCGTGATTCGTGCCGCGACCACTTCAGCCTGATCGATCGTGGTACCCACCGGCAGGCGGACTCCCGCTTCAATTTCATTGGCAGCCTGCTCAGGCATCAGAATCATACCCATATGGTCACTGTACCCGTATCCGCCGATCACAAACAGGAGGGTTACCGCAGATGTGAGCGTGATATACCGGTTGCGAAGACAGAAGTCAAGAAATGTGCGGTACCTGGTATTGATAAATTCACTCACTTTATTGGAGAAAAGCTGCTGAACACGGAACAGGCGGTCACCTATTTTGGTCCGTCCGTTCTTTTTTGTGTGAGCAAGATGTGCCGGAAGGATAAAGAGTGCTTCAAAAAGAGAAACGGCCAGAACAACTATGACAACCGCCGGCAGAGGCCACCAGTACTTTCCGGTTGTACCCGGCATAAAAAGAAGGGGAGTAAAGGCGATAATATTGGTAAGGATACTGAAGGTAACGGGTTTGCTCATCTCCCTGGCGCCTGCAATGGCTGCATCCAGAAAATTGTATCCTTTCTGCCTGTATTCATAGATATTCTCGCCCACCACAATCGCATCGTCTACCACAATTCCAAGTACCACCAGAAAACCGAACATGGAGATCATGT comes from Rhodohalobacter mucosus and encodes:
- a CDS encoding efflux RND transporter permease subunit, which translates into the protein MDQETQDTSSQQDPDLPEVSHSGAIAWMAKHPVAANLIMIILLAGGFWAAYTVQKEVYPEFLLDVVEVSVQYPGSAPAEVEQGILRPVEEAVRGVDGIREITSEAGEGSGTVTIELVPGAERMQAFQDIDQAVNRITTFPDDIEEPEVRLQSNQREVLSIGIYGDAEIMELRRTAEQVRDQLLNDPNITQVAIGNVPDYMTHIEIPRTVLQEYDLTLGEIAALVGQSSQDIPAGAVETESGEILLRLQERRQIAEEYSRINIITTQDGGTIQLGDIAQIRDGFDEGSGHGQFNRQPTVDISISRIGDQSPLAIEEAAIAVLDRAQQNFPPGVQYRVDSNDAEEYSRRLSLLTENGILAIFIVLLILSLFLEYRLAFWVMMGMSISFIGAMLFLPGLGISINMISMFGFLVVLGIVVDDAIVVGENIYEYRQKGYNFLDAAIAGAREMSKPVTFSILTNIIAFTPLLFMPGTTGKYWWPLPAVVIVVLAVSLFEALFILPAHLAHTKKNGRTKIGDRLFRVQQLFSNKVSEFINTRYRTFLDFCLRNRYITLTSAVTLLFVIGGYGYSDHMGMILMPEQAANEIEAGVRLPVGTTIDQAEVVAARITESTYRLFNENNLFEVAEGIKTNIRGQNFIDVEIVMRPPDERDMTANELIEIWRTGLDQIEGVDQVTFEAERGPGGYQQDIVVDLSHANTSTLEEASLAFMEEVQRFETTRDVSDNFNRGKTQFDYRLLPEAAMLGLTPADVGMQLRDAFFGALALRQLRGTNEVEVRVKLPREERKDLYNLEEFLIETPQGTTVPLPEIAELNRGEAFTSINRRDGRRVVSVGMDAEPANTVGQVLDAIEADILPRLSAEYPGLTWSFEGSQADMRESTQSLWGNFGMALLIIYTLLAIAFRNYSQPLIIMGAIPFGIVGAVIGHILLGYDLSLVSLMGIIALSGVVLNDSIIMVDYANRKRKMQNAYKAIHEAGLRRFRPILLTTLTTFGGLTPIILETSNQARQLIPMAISLGFGIVFATAIILAIVPCLYLILEDVKSGLKVS